The nucleotide window AGAAAAAAATTGATAAAAAACAAAAAACCCGAACATTACTGTCCGGGTTTCTTATTTTATAGTAAATTGAATTATTTCAATTCTACTTCAGCACCAGCTTCTTCTAATTGCTTCTTAAGAGCTTCAGCTTCGTCTTTAGATACACCTTGCTTGATTGGAGCAGGAGCACCGTCTACGATATCTTTAGCTTCTTTAAGACCAGCACCAGTTAAATCTTTTACCAATTTAACGATAGCCAATTTAGAAGCACCTGCAGACTTAAGAATTACATCGAATTCAGTCTTTTCTTCAGCAGCATCACCTCCTGCACCACCTGCAGCAACTACTACAGCAGCAGCAGCTGGCTCAATTCCGTACTCATCCTTAAGGATAGCAGCTAATTCATTTACGTCTTTTACTGTTAGGTTTACTAGCGTTTCAGCTAAATTTTTTAAATCTGACATTGTTGTAATGTTTTTGTTGATTATTTATTTAATTTTTTGAGAGTAATTATTCAGCAGCTGGCGTTTCGTCAGTGCTTTCTGCAACAGGAGCTTCCGGAGCTTCAGCAGCAGGAGTTTCTTCTACAGCAGGTGCAGCTTCTTCAGCTTTAGCTTCTCCTGTTTCAGATTTGTTTTGAAGAGCAGAAACAACTCTTTGAATTGGAGACTGAAGTAATCCGATGATTTCACCTATCATTTCTTCTCTAGACTTAATGCTTACTAATGCATCAAGGTTGTTGTCACCAACATAGAAAGTTTCCTGTACGAAAGCAGACTTCAACGCCGGCTTTTCATCTTTCTTTCTAAAGTCTTTGATTAATTTTGCAGGAGCATTAGCTGTTTCAGCAATCATTAAAGCAGAGTTTCCTTTGAAAGTATCAAACATTTCAGAGAAATCTACTCCGTCAATCTGCTCCATTGCTTTTTGTAAAAGTGTATTTTTCACCACTTTCACTTTGATATTCTGCTTGAAAGCCTGTCTTCTGAAATCTGAAGATTTAGCAGCATTCAAACCTTCCAGATCTGCTACATAAACTACTTTAGCATCCTGAAGCAAATCTTTGATCTCTTGTATTGCTACAACTTTTTGGTCTTTTGTCATTGTCTTAAGGATTTATATTAGTTAACAGATTTAGTATCAATTGCAATACCCGGGCTCATTGTAGAAGACAAATAAATGCTTTTTACATAAGTACCTTTAGCAGCAGTTGGTTTCATTTTGATCAAAGTCTGGATCAATTCCTGAGCATTTTCCTTGATTTTAGCAGCATCGAAAGATACTTTACCAATACCAGCGTGGATAATACCGTATTTATCAACTTTGAAGTCAATTTTACCTGCTTTTACTTCAGCTACTGCTTTACCAATTTCCATCGTTACAGTTCCTGATTTAGGGTTAGGCATAAGACCTCTTGGACCTAATACTCTACCTAACGGACCTAATTTACCCATAACAGCCGGCATCGTAACGATAACGTCAACATCTGTCCAACCTTCTTTTATTTTTTGCAGGTACTCGTCAAGACCTACATAATCAGCTCCAGCTTCTTTTGCTTCAGCTTCTTTATCTGGTGTAACAAGTGCTAAAACTTTAACATCTTTACCAGTACCGTGAGGAAGAGATACTACACCTCTTACCATTTGGTTTGCTTTTCTTGGATCTACACCCAATCTTACAGCGATATCTACAGAAGCATCAAACTTTGTAGTGTTTACTTCTTTTACAAGAGCAGAACCTTCTTCAAGGTTATAGATTCTTCCTTTTTCTACTTTGCTTAAAGCTTCCTTTTGCTTTTTAGTCAATTTTGCCATTTCTAATAGTTTTAAGCGTTAAAAGTTGGTTTAGTTCCTGTTACTCTTAATCCCATAGATCTAGCAGTACCTGCAACCATAGAAACTGCAGAATCTATTGTAAAGCAGTTAAGGTCAGTCATTTTATCCTCAGCGATTTTCTTCACCTGATCCCAAGATACAGAACCTACTTTGTTTCTGTTTGGTTCTCCGGAACCTCCTTTGATCTTAGCCGCATCCATTAACTGGATTGCTGCAGGTGGAGTTTTAATAACGAATTCAAAAGATTTGTCTTCGTATACTGTAATTACTACAGGTAAAACTTGCCCTGGCTTATCTTGGGTTCTCCCGTTAAATTGCTTACAAAACTCCATGATGTTCACACCTGCAGAACCTAATGCCGGACCTACTGGTGGAGAAGGGTTAGCTGCGCCACCTTTCACCTGAAGTTTTACCATTTTAAAGACTTTCTTAGCCATTTTTAATTTTTTTAGTTTGAATAATTAATGAGTTTGGAAGCATTTATTATTCAGCAGATTACCGACTCACATACAGTAAATCTACTTTTCGGACTGCAAAATTATAAAATATTTTTGAAATAGCAAATGGAATGTGCTGATTTTTAGAAAGAATTCCCAATATTTTTTTCCAACTACATTTAAAAAAAAATAAAATCCTATAAAAGTTAAATTTCTATTTCTGAGTATATTTTAATGTTTTTCCCAATTATAAGGCACAAGATGAATTCAAGGCCGTTATTAAGGGTTACTTTGATTATTCAAAAAATAACTTCTTTAAGTTTTTATATTTCCACCATTCTCTTTTCATGGTTGGCCTTTCAACAAAAACAAAAAACAGTGCGGAAATGATAAGGACAACAAAAAGAGCAATAAACAGTTTTAAATAGAAATCCAGCAGATAATTATTAAAAAACAACTTGGAGAACAATGGAGAAATGTAGTAAATGATTTTCTGATGCAGCATGTAAATACTGTAGCACATTCCTCCTATAATATATAAAAACTTCTTTTCTAATAGCTTGACAAAGTATAATGATTTCGAAGAAAAAACCAGCAAAACAAAATTACCCGATAATATCAATGCCGGATTTGACATAAAGAAAGCCACTATTAAGAAAACAACGCATAAA belongs to Chryseobacterium shigense and includes:
- the rplL gene encoding 50S ribosomal protein L7/L12; translated protein: MSDLKNLAETLVNLTVKDVNELAAILKDEYGIEPAAAAVVVAAGGAGGDAAEEKTEFDVILKSAGASKLAIVKLVKDLTGAGLKEAKDIVDGAPAPIKQGVSKDEAEALKKQLEEAGAEVELK
- the rplJ gene encoding 50S ribosomal protein L10, with product MTKDQKVVAIQEIKDLLQDAKVVYVADLEGLNAAKSSDFRRQAFKQNIKVKVVKNTLLQKAMEQIDGVDFSEMFDTFKGNSALMIAETANAPAKLIKDFRKKDEKPALKSAFVQETFYVGDNNLDALVSIKSREEMIGEIIGLLQSPIQRVVSALQNKSETGEAKAEEAAPAVEETPAAEAPEAPVAESTDETPAAE
- the rplA gene encoding 50S ribosomal protein L1: MAKLTKKQKEALSKVEKGRIYNLEEGSALVKEVNTTKFDASVDIAVRLGVDPRKANQMVRGVVSLPHGTGKDVKVLALVTPDKEAEAKEAGADYVGLDEYLQKIKEGWTDVDVIVTMPAVMGKLGPLGRVLGPRGLMPNPKSGTVTMEIGKAVAEVKAGKIDFKVDKYGIIHAGIGKVSFDAAKIKENAQELIQTLIKMKPTAAKGTYVKSIYLSSTMSPGIAIDTKSVN
- the rplK gene encoding 50S ribosomal protein L11, with product MAKKVFKMVKLQVKGGAANPSPPVGPALGSAGVNIMEFCKQFNGRTQDKPGQVLPVVITVYEDKSFEFVIKTPPAAIQLMDAAKIKGGSGEPNRNKVGSVSWDQVKKIAEDKMTDLNCFTIDSAVSMVAGTARSMGLRVTGTKPTFNA